TATTGATTTCGGCGTATTCGTTGATATAGGAGTTCATCAGGACGGACTTGTGCATATCTCGCAGATATGCGACAAATATATAAAGCATCCTCTTGAGGTTGTAAAGGTCGGGGATATTGTAAAGGTAAAGGTGCTTGATATTGACCCTGCCAAAAAGCGTATTTCTCTTACAATGAAGGGAGTTTGAAATGATAGAATCGGTTCTTAAATATACATCTGAAAATGTCGGTGAATTTGTAAAGTACAATATTTTCGGCAAGAGCAAAGCGTCAAAAGTATATGTAATATGCTACCTTGTCGCAATGGCGCTCATAGGAGCTGTCGGAATAGTTCTTGCTATAGTCACTCAGATGTGGTGGTTTATCTTTGCTACGGTTATCTGTACTTTGCTTATAGTTGCTACAGGACTTGTTCTTTCGGTAACGCTTAAAAAGTACACTAAGGAAATTTTTGATATCAATTCAAAGAACGGATATGACGCAATTGAGATAACGGCAAGCAGTATTGTGCTTAAAAACAGCGGTGCGGCAAAGGCTGTCGCCGAGTGGACAGCAGTAGCTTCTGTTGATTTCAATAAGTCAAACGCTTATATTGTAACTCATGACGGATATCTTTTCATTATAAATGAAAGTGATATCAAAGAGGGCTCTCTTGACGAACTCCGTCAGATAGCGGATGAGAAGCTGGTGAAGGCTGATGATTAATTATCAGCTTGAAACGGACAGGATAATCGCATCGCTCGACCATGCGCCTACGCTTCTGCTTCATGCTTGCTGTGCGCCGTGCAGCAGTTATGTACTTGAATATCTTGCGGAGCATTTCAATATCACCGTGTTTTTCTACAATCCGAATATCACCGAAAAGGAAGAATACGAAAAGCGTAAAAACGAGCTGAAACGTCTGATAGCCGAAAAACCGTTCAGGTATCCCGTGAAGATGATTGACGGCGATTATTCCCCGCAGATATTCTTTGATATGGCAAAGGGTATGGAGAATATCGCTGAAGGCGGGGAAAGATGCTTTTTGTGCTATGAGAAACGCTTGAGAGAAACGGCAAGGCTTGCAAAAGAACTGGACTTCGAGTATTTCTGCACCACACTTTCGGTAAGCCCTCATAAAAATGCCGCAAAGCTGAACGAGCTTGGCGGCAGGCTCAGCGATGAATATAAAATACCGTATCTTTATTCTGATTTTAAAAAACGCAACGGATATAAGCGTTCCATAGAGCTTTCTGCACAGTACGGATTATACCGGCAGAATTACTGCGGATGTATCTACAGTCGTATTCAGGCGGAGAAAAAAGAGCAGGAAAAAAATTTTCAAAACGAAACGAAAACTGTTGTCAAACAGTAAAAAGTGTGGTAAAATAGATACGGTTATGCAATAAAACTGTCAAAAGAGGTGAAAGACGATGACTGCGGATCCCAGCGGGAAACGAATAACTGAAAAATAATACAGCACAGCAGTCGTCGCATAACGGCTTCCTGTGCAGAAAAGAGGTACGTTATGCTTAAATATTACAAGACAGTTGAAAACACAATTGTTGAGCTTGACACAATGGAGCCGGGATGCTGGGTATCTGCTGTTGCACCCACAGAAACTGAGATTTCCTCGCTTCAGGAGGAACTGAACATCGACCGTGATTTTATCCGTTCTGCACTCGATGAGGAAGAAACCTCCCGTATTGAAAGCGATGACGGTCAGACGCTCATAGTCCTTGACTATCCCGTTGCGGAAAAGGTTCAGGATAAGGATGATACGATAAGCTATTACACAATGCCTATGGGTATCATTATAACGGACAGCCACGTTGTAACGGTCTGCCTTAAAGAAAACATCATAATAGACGAATTTACAAAAGGCATAGTAAAAGGCATACAGACCCAGTTCAAAACAAGATTTGTATTCCATATGCTGCTAAGGATCGCAGGAAAGTATCTCCTGTATCTTAAGCAGATAGATAAGCTGTCGAACTATGTTGAACAGCAGCTGCACAAATCAATGAAGAACAAGGAGCTTATACAGCTTCTCGGACTTGAGAAATCACTTGTATATTTCTCAACATCGCTTAAATCTACCGAAACAGTGCTTGAAAAGATATTGAGAGGCAGAGTAATAAAGCTGTACGAGGAAGATCAGGAACTTCTTGAAGACGTACTGATCGAAGTAAAGCAGGCAATCGAGATGAGCAATATCTATTCAAACATACTTTCGGGTACAATGGACGCATTCGCAAGCGTAATATCAAACAATCTGAATATTGTAATGAAGGTGCTTACGGTTATTACGATAGTAATGTCCGTACCCACGATGGTATTCAGCTTTTACGGCATGAATGTTCTGGATCTGCCGCTTCCGTATACCTGGTTCCCGGTTCTGATTTCCGTAATTCTTGCCGTCATTGTTGCAATACTGATAACAAAAAATAAGTTTTATAAATAAATCCCGGAGGGTATATGGAAAAAGTAAAAATATCTATAAGCGGACACGATTTTTACTTGAAAAGCGAAGATCCGAACAGAATGTACGAAACTGCGGAGAATCTTCAGAAAAGGATAGATAAACTGAGTGCGATGGCGGCGTCAATGTCACTTACCGATATTGTAATGCTTGCGGCGCTCGATATAGCCGATGAAAATTACGATAACAGAAACGTTGTGATAAAAGCTCAGCAGCTTTCGCAGGAGATACAGGCAAAATCTCTTGCCTGCGAAAAAAGAGCAGAGGAACTTGAAAAACAGCTTTCCGATTCCGACACCGAGCTTGCATCGCTTAAAATAACTGCGTCTGAGGCACAAAGTGAACTTTCTGCACTCAAAGAACAGCTTGCGGGAGTTGAGGCTCAGAAATCGGATTTGCTTGCATTAAGGTCCGAGAACGAAAGGCTGAAAGAGCAGGTCACCGCTCTTACTGCAGAAAAGGATTCGCTCACAGAGATCGGTGCCGATGAAATCGAACAGCTTAACACACGCATAGATGAACTTACAGCCGAAAACACAGCACTTTCCGAAAATGCGGAAAATGCGGATAACGCATTGAAAAACGAAAATGCACAGCTGAAAAATCAAGTTGACGAGTTGAAAGCGGAAAACGAAACGCTCAGAGTTTCAAGCGAAAATGCCGATTCTTCATCGGCTGAGAACGAGGCGCTTAAATCAAGGCTGGCAGAACTTACAGAAAAGAACAGACACACAGAGGAATTGCTTGAAAAGCTGAGAACAGACTATGAAAATCTGGTTTCAAAGAGCGGTCAGGATGAGCTGTTACTGGCTCAGATCGATAAACTGCAAGGCACTGTGGATACATACGAAAAGACCTTTGACGAATACGCAAATCAGCGTAACGCAGAGGTCAAGGACCTGAACGATGAGTTATCGGCACTGAGAAAGAAATATGCCGAGCTCAGCGCACAGATGAACGAGATTGTAAACGACGGTCAGATGACATTATGAGTGAAATTTTAGCTCCGTGCGGAGCAATGGAAAGTCTGACAGCGGCAGTAAATGCCGGTGCAGATGCAGTATACCTCGGAGAAGAATACTTCTCCGCAAGAAAAAATGCAGATAACTTTACCGCAGAGCAGTTGTGCGATGCGGTACGTTTTTGTCATTACAGCGGTGTTAAGGTGTATGTTACGCTGAATACCCTTGTATTTGACAGGGAGATACCATTGCTTGCAAAAGCGATAGAAAACTGTGCAAAAGCGGACGTTGACGCATTTATAGTGCAGGATATGGGCGTTGCAAGGCTTGCCCGACAAATTGTGCCGGAGCTTCCCTTACATGCTTCGACGCAGATGACGGTCAATTCGCCCGAGGGCGCTATAATGGCGAAAGAGCTCGGATTTACCCGTGTTGTTCTGGGCAGGGAATTATCGCTTGCACAGATAAAGGCAATAACGGAAAGCTGCGACATTGAAACAGAGCTTTTCGTACATGGTGCGCTGTGCGTCTGCATTAGCGGTCAGTGCTATATGAGCAGTGTACTCGGCGGACGAAGCGGTAACAGAGGATTGTGCGCTCAGCCGTGCCGACTTGATTTTACAAGCGGCGACAGGCATAATGTTCTGTCGCTTAAGGATTTGTCGTTGACGGAAAAATTGCCTGAGCTTGCGAAAGCAGGTATCACCTCGTTCAAGATTGAGGGAAGAATGAAACGTCCGGAATACGTTGCAGGTGCCGTAAATGCCTGCAGGGTGGCTCTTGACGGCGGTACGCCCGACCTTATATCGCTTAAAAACGTATTTTCAAGAAGCGGATTTACAAGCGGATATTTTGATGATGATTTCAAAAATATGCAGGGTGTCCGCACTAAAGACGATGTTACATCGGCAACGTCCAAGGTGCTTTCCGCTATGAAACAGTATTATCATAAGCCTTTCAGACGCTTTCCTGCCGATATTACCGTTAACGTAAAAAGCGGACAGCCTGTTAGTTATAAGCTGTCGGCTTGCGGCGTAAGTTCGTCCGCTGTAGGCGATATTCCCGAAAAGGCGGTAAACAGAGCGGTTACTGCGGAATACCTTGAAAATCAGTGCAGTAAGCTTGGCGGTACCGTATATTTTCCGGGAAATATCACCGTAAATGTTGATGACGGGTTATCCGTTTCGGCGGCTCAGCTTAACGAGCTTAGAAGAAAAGCAATTGAAAACGTAAGCGGAAAGATACTCGAAAAAAATTCTCATCATTACAGAATATCGCCTTATATTCCGCTTGACAGCAAGGAAGGAAAAAAGATACGCCCCGAATTCAGATGCGAGGTAAATACAGCCTTACAGCTTGAGCAGGTACTGCAGGAGGATGAATATTCTTATATTTACGCTCCTATGGGTCTGCTTGACGAAGCTACACCGGATAAATTCAGAATAATCGTTGTTCCTCCGGTATTTCTTGCCGATTGTGAAAGCGATGTATTGAAAAAGCTGTCATTGCTGAAAAAACAGGGATACGAGCATATTGCCGTTCATACGCTTTCGCATATAGGAATAGCAAGAAAGCTCGGTATGAAGGCGCACGGTATGTCAAGACTCAATATCACAAACCGCTATTCGCTCAGAGAGTACGAAAAAATGGGACTGAGCGATACCGCACTTTCGTTTGAACTGCTTATGAGCGATGCGGTGTCACTTTGTGCAGACAGTGAGATAAAGACGGGAATAGTCGGCTACGGCAGACTTCCTCTTATGATAACGAGAAGATGTCCGATAAACAACGGCAAGCCCTGCGGAAAAACCAAAAGAGCGGATTGTCCGCATTATATAACTGACAGGCAGGGGAATAATATGCCGTGTATGTGCAGTGAGAACACTGTCGAGATATTGAATCCCGACAAGCTGTATCTCAGTGACAGACAATCTGAGCTTGCAAAGTTCGATTTCGTATTGCTTAAATTCACAGACGAAACCGATACGGGAGAAGTGCTTGAAATGTATCTTGACGATATAAAGCCGGACGGAAACCTCACAAGAGGATTATACTACAGAGGAGTTCAATAATGTTCATAAATGTGAAAAAGCTGAACAGCAAGGCAAAGTTACCTGAGCGTGCTACTGCGACAAGCGCAGGTGCGGATCTGTGCGCCTGCATAGATGACGATGTTGTGCTGATGCCGGGCGACAGGAAGCTGATACCGACGGGACTTGCGATTGCTGTGCCGACAGGATACGGCGGTTTTGTGTTCGCAAGGAGCGGACTTTCCTCAAAATTCGGTGTTTCGCTTGCAAACTGCGTCGGCGTTATCGACAGTGACTACAGAGGAGAGGTAAAGATTTCCGTTATAAATCATTCCGATGAGCCGTATACCGTTAAAAACGGAGAGCGTATCGCTCAGCTTGTCATAATGCCTGTGGATCTATGCGAGTACGGATTGTGCGATGAACTTGATGATACAGAGCGTGGCACGGGCGGATTCGGCTCTACAGGTCGAATGTAATGCAAATTGCATAAATATCCGATAAAATCGGACGATTATTTATGAATATTTAATTCGGCATTTTTGTTGTATGCTTTTTCAAAAAGTGGTATAATAAATATTGAATTGTAAATACGAAACACCCGGAGGTTTGACGAATGTTTTCAAAAGATATAGGTATAGACTTAGGTACAGCCAACACGCTTGTTTATATGAGAGGAAAGGGCATTATAATAAGAGAGCCCAGCGTTGTTGCGGTTGATGTGAAGATGGACAGAGTGCGTTATGTCGGTCAGGAGGCTAAGGACGTTATAGGTCGTACACCCGGCTCTATAGTAGCTGTAAGACCTCTTAAGGACGGCGTTATCGCTGATTTTGATATGACAACAAGTATGCTTCAGGAGTTTATCAGAAAAGCTCTTAAAGGCAGAGCCTTTGCAGGCTCAAGAGTAAGAGTTATCATCTGCATTCCTTCGGGCGTTACTGCCGTTGAACGCAGAGCGGTAAAAGAGGCAACACAGAACGCAGGCGCAAAGCGTGTTTCTATCATTGAAGAACCTATGGCGGCCGCTATAGGCGCAGGACTTCCGGTAGCCGAGCCTACAGGCAGTATGATAGTTGACATCGGCGGCGGCACAAGCGAAGTAGCGGTTATTTCGCTCGGCGGTATTGTAACATCACGTTCCGTAAGAGTAGCAGGCGATGAGTTCGATTCTTCTATCATAAACTACATCAAGAAGAAATATAACCTTCTCATCGGTGAAAGAACAGCCGAGAATATAAAGATTGCAATAGGCTCTGCATATCCCTATGCAGACAATGAGCCTTCAATGGATATAAAGGGCAGAAACCTTCTGAACGGTTTACCCGAAAACATTACTGTAACATCCGAAGAGATAAGAGAAGCACTTTCAGAGCCTCTCAGCCATGTAATTGAGGCAATAAAGGTAACTCTTGAAAAGACGCCTCCGGAGCTTGCCGCAGATATAATAGATCAGGGAATAATGCTTGCAGGCGGCGGCGCACTGCTTAAAGGTCTTGATCTTCTTATCCACGCCGAAACCGGTATGCCGGTAAAGGTAGCCGAAAGACCCCTTGACTGCGTGGCTGACGGTACAGGTAAGGTTCTTGAGAACATTGACAAGCTGATCGACGTTCTCACAGACGACGATACAAGATATTGATTATCCGAAAATATAGTGCTTATGACTAACTGTTTTTTACAGTTAGTCATAATGTGTTATATAAACGTATTCAGACAGCACTGAAAGGTATTGTATGCGTGACTTTTTTAAAGGCTTTAAATTCAAAATAATAGTTTGCGTTTTTGCGTTGGTGCTTGGCGTTGTTATTTATGCTGCGGTTTCGGGCGGTTTTTCTACCTTCCCCGAAAATGTGCTGTCAACAATAGCAAAGCCTTTTGTTTCTGTTTCAAATGCCGTATCGCAGTGGGTCGAAGGCACTTTGGACAAATTCGCAAATGCAGACAGATATAAGTCTGAGAACGAGGAGCTTAAAGACAAGCTCAACGAACAATACCGTCAGATAATCGAGCTTGAAAATGTCAAGCACGAGAACGATCAGCTTAAAGAAATACTGAAGATAAAAGAAGAAAACTCCGATTTTGAATTTTCCGCACCCTGTAATATAATCGCACATAATTCTAATGATGCGTATGCAGGCTTCACTATCGACAGAGGCTCTGATGACGGAATTTCACTTTACGACCCTGTAATGACTTCAAACGGACTTATAGGTATGGTGAGCGAAATAGCGCCAAATTACGCAAAGGTATCTACCATACTCTCAGATGAGATAAACGTTGGTGTAATGACCTTTGACA
This window of the [Eubacterium] siraeum genome carries:
- a CDS encoding epoxyqueuosine reductase QueH; the protein is MINYQLETDRIIASLDHAPTLLLHACCAPCSSYVLEYLAEHFNITVFFYNPNITEKEEYEKRKNELKRLIAEKPFRYPVKMIDGDYSPQIFFDMAKGMENIAEGGERCFLCYEKRLRETARLAKELDFEYFCTTLSVSPHKNAAKLNELGGRLSDEYKIPYLYSDFKKRNGYKRSIELSAQYGLYRQNYCGCIYSRIQAEKKEQEKNFQNETKTVVKQ
- a CDS encoding magnesium transporter CorA family protein: MLKYYKTVENTIVELDTMEPGCWVSAVAPTETEISSLQEELNIDRDFIRSALDEEETSRIESDDGQTLIVLDYPVAEKVQDKDDTISYYTMPMGIIITDSHVVTVCLKENIIIDEFTKGIVKGIQTQFKTRFVFHMLLRIAGKYLLYLKQIDKLSNYVEQQLHKSMKNKELIQLLGLEKSLVYFSTSLKSTETVLEKILRGRVIKLYEEDQELLEDVLIEVKQAIEMSNIYSNILSGTMDAFASVISNNLNIVMKVLTVITIVMSVPTMVFSFYGMNVLDLPLPYTWFPVLISVILAVIVAILITKNKFYK
- a CDS encoding cell division protein ZapA, coding for MEKVKISISGHDFYLKSEDPNRMYETAENLQKRIDKLSAMAASMSLTDIVMLAALDIADENYDNRNVVIKAQQLSQEIQAKSLACEKRAEELEKQLSDSDTELASLKITASEAQSELSALKEQLAGVEAQKSDLLALRSENERLKEQVTALTAEKDSLTEIGADEIEQLNTRIDELTAENTALSENAENADNALKNENAQLKNQVDELKAENETLRVSSENADSSSAENEALKSRLAELTEKNRHTEELLEKLRTDYENLVSKSGQDELLLAQIDKLQGTVDTYEKTFDEYANQRNAEVKDLNDELSALRKKYAELSAQMNEIVNDGQMTL
- a CDS encoding U32 family peptidase translates to MSEILAPCGAMESLTAAVNAGADAVYLGEEYFSARKNADNFTAEQLCDAVRFCHYSGVKVYVTLNTLVFDREIPLLAKAIENCAKADVDAFIVQDMGVARLARQIVPELPLHASTQMTVNSPEGAIMAKELGFTRVVLGRELSLAQIKAITESCDIETELFVHGALCVCISGQCYMSSVLGGRSGNRGLCAQPCRLDFTSGDRHNVLSLKDLSLTEKLPELAKAGITSFKIEGRMKRPEYVAGAVNACRVALDGGTPDLISLKNVFSRSGFTSGYFDDDFKNMQGVRTKDDVTSATSKVLSAMKQYYHKPFRRFPADITVNVKSGQPVSYKLSACGVSSSAVGDIPEKAVNRAVTAEYLENQCSKLGGTVYFPGNITVNVDDGLSVSAAQLNELRRKAIENVSGKILEKNSHHYRISPYIPLDSKEGKKIRPEFRCEVNTALQLEQVLQEDEYSYIYAPMGLLDEATPDKFRIIVVPPVFLADCESDVLKKLSLLKKQGYEHIAVHTLSHIGIARKLGMKAHGMSRLNITNRYSLREYEKMGLSDTALSFELLMSDAVSLCADSEIKTGIVGYGRLPLMITRRCPINNGKPCGKTKRADCPHYITDRQGNNMPCMCSENTVEILNPDKLYLSDRQSELAKFDFVLLKFTDETDTGEVLEMYLDDIKPDGNLTRGLYYRGVQ
- the dut gene encoding dUTP diphosphatase, which produces MFINVKKLNSKAKLPERATATSAGADLCACIDDDVVLMPGDRKLIPTGLAIAVPTGYGGFVFARSGLSSKFGVSLANCVGVIDSDYRGEVKISVINHSDEPYTVKNGERIAQLVIMPVDLCEYGLCDELDDTERGTGGFGSTGRM
- a CDS encoding rod shape-determining protein, with product MFSKDIGIDLGTANTLVYMRGKGIIIREPSVVAVDVKMDRVRYVGQEAKDVIGRTPGSIVAVRPLKDGVIADFDMTTSMLQEFIRKALKGRAFAGSRVRVIICIPSGVTAVERRAVKEATQNAGAKRVSIIEEPMAAAIGAGLPVAEPTGSMIVDIGGGTSEVAVISLGGIVTSRSVRVAGDEFDSSIINYIKKKYNLLIGERTAENIKIAIGSAYPYADNEPSMDIKGRNLLNGLPENITVTSEEIREALSEPLSHVIEAIKVTLEKTPPELAADIIDQGIMLAGGGALLKGLDLLIHAETGMPVKVAERPLDCVADGTGKVLENIDKLIDVLTDDDTRY
- a CDS encoding rod shape-determining protein MreC, yielding MRDFFKGFKFKIIVCVFALVLGVVIYAAVSGGFSTFPENVLSTIAKPFVSVSNAVSQWVEGTLDKFANADRYKSENEELKDKLNEQYRQIIELENVKHENDQLKEILKIKEENSDFEFSAPCNIIAHNSNDAYAGFTIDRGSDDGISLYDPVMTSNGLIGMVSEIAPNYAKVSTILSDEINVGVMTFDSKVTGILDNDIKNANEGNCLMSYITKDSGIKKGEIVKSVAGVVFPGNLLIGTVEKVYDDENGLSVHAVIKPAVDVRTITDCVVITDFKGQGVVD